In Colletotrichum higginsianum IMI 349063 chromosome 1, whole genome shotgun sequence, the DNA window ATCAAAAAAATCAAAACAAAAACCCTCGAAAtcgaagagaaagaaggaaaaaaagaagaaaaaaaaagagaggagaaaaagaagaaaaagagaccTCGACCACTGCACGCAGAGAAGAGAAACAACAACTCTCTAATCAGATAACATGCCGagtcctcttcttcatcctcttcttcatcctcttGCCTCTTCCTTATCTTCCTCTCCGTGGTCTTTGTCATACAGTCAAGCATCCTGGTCACAGGGGCTTTCCGGCTAATGACCATCTATATACTAACCTACAATGCAGAAAATGGTAGACCTGTCCGGCATTATATCACAAAGCACAACCAACAGCCCGAACGCGAGCAGCATCGGAAGAGAACATGCCGAGAACACGACGCCCCCGGCCGTCCTGCCACAGATGTTCCCGGAAGACCGCCCGGCGAGTAGCAGCAGCCGGTCCATGTCCCTCGTCCGAGGAACCCAAAGAACGCCGTCCCTCGGGCCGCTTCCCCTGCcgctgccaccaccaccgcagCCGCCGCATCACCAGTACCACCAAACCCAGTATCATCACCCGTCCCCCGAGCCCTCCGAGATGGTCGTCGGGCTGGGATCGCATCCACGGAGAGGAACAGGGGCCCTGCGGCCTGTCAGGGCCGGCTCTGGGCGAgtgctcgaggaggaggaggaaccGCACAGCCAGCGGCGCATGCAGGTGGCGAGCAACTTCCCCAAGCGCGCAAAGACGGCCGCGTCATTATCGTCGGGGGGCGGGGCCGTCTTCGTGCCGCAGCAGTCGTCCATCGAGAAGTTCGTCGTCAGCATCTGGGAGCAGATCCACGGCGGCATCAGCCTCGACCCCCAGAGCCTCCTCGAGCAGTGGCAgctgacggcgacggcggcgacagcgaccATCAACAACGCCGGCAAGATCCACGTGCcggagcagctcgagctcggcctgctccaggcgccgacggccgacggccttgggGTGCTCGGacccggctccggctccggtaacacgacgacgacgacggcgacgctcgccgagatcgacatGGAGGGCACCTTCAACCGCAGCAACATCTTCTGCCGCAAGGTGACGCAGGCGAGCCGGGCGTGCCGGTCGATCGAGGTGATTGTGCAGGCGCGGTGGATCGAGCACTTTGACTCGTAcgtcgagctgctggccATGACGAACCCGGGCATGTCGCCGACGAAGCGGCGCAAGGCGGCGCTCATCGAGGCGTGCAACGACTTTGGCTGGTCGGAGAAGGAGCTGCGCAACAAGATGGCCATCTGGCGCGGGTAcaaggagatcaaggacGCGGGCGGGTGGGCGGCGCTCGTCTTCGCTGGCATGGGCCTCTACCGGTTCTGCAAGTACCGCGTCGGCTTCAACACGGAGAGCATGCAGCGGCTGCGGTGCCTCCGGCCCCGGatcgaggtcgccgccgacacgCTGCACCCGACGTGGCGGCAGCTGCTCATGATCGTGGGCGAGCCGGCGCACCGGCGGTTCTCCGGGCACCCGCACGACTGGGTGGTCCGGCAGGACGGGTCGGACCCGGTGCCGCTGCGGTCGACGTACCTCGAGTACGACCCCTACTTCAGCttcgagcagctcgagcacTCCGTCATGGACATGAGCGCCTGGGGCTCCGACGACCCGCGCTGGGTGCCGCCCATGAACACGGTGGCCTGCGTCCAGGGGAAGCATACGTGCCACTCGTGCGGCCAGGAGCAGTCCGAGGACCCCAAGGTCAACTCGTGCTACTGCTTCCCGACCCTGTTCGGCTCCGGCAGCCGGAGCCCGTGTCCCGTGCAGGTGTTCCGGACGCCCGACGGCCGCAACAACGGGCTGATGGCGCTCTGCCCCTTTGagcgcggcgccgccatcggcgagTTCGTCGGGCTCGTCACCAAGGACCTGCAGAACATGGACGTCATGGACAGCTCGACGGGCGTGCGGGCCTACCAGATCTGGCAGGGCCGCCAGGGCAACTTCACGCGCTTCGTCAACCACAGCTGCAAGGCCAACGCGCAGTTCCAGCAGTTCGTGTGGATGAGCACCCAGCGCATCGTCCTCGTGAGCAAgggcatcgaggccggccgcgAGGTCACGGTCGACTACTCGGGGAGTTACTGgcgcggcctcgacaaggacTGCCTCTGCGGAGAGTCGTGCTGCCGGTACCGAGGCACGCCAAGATGAGGCTTACGACGAGTATTAGAGCGAAAGGGGGGTTGGGATGGGAGGGGTCAAGGGGACATATGGTCACTTTTCAGCCACgctcaaggaggaggacagcCATCCATCCTCTCACACAGAtagagagaggaagagaagaagagagacaagggggggaggcaaagagatggagaagggggggtgtTGGAACAGGCGGAAAGGCGGCTAAGAAAAGCCCACGGCCACGGTCACGACCACGGCCCACACCAAACTAGAAGAAAGGCGTAACAACTACCGAAGCTTTACGGTTTCTGCAtctggagagagagagagagacgcacacacacacacacacacacgctAGAGCCTATACTAGATCCAGGCGTTCGGGGCGAAAAGGTGCCTCAGTTCGGGCAGATTTGGTCGCAAGCCTTTCCCGGCTTCAAGCAATCGTTCGCGATGAGATTCGTCCGAAGTCGGGGAGCCGTCTTATCCGGCCGGCGGGACTTCCCATTTTTCCCAGCTGTGTGGTGTGTCATGGACAAGCAGCCGGACAAGGCGCACGCACGTACAGATACGATGTACGCACACCTACACATACATAATACATACATACATCCATACATCCAAAGAcacacagacagacaggcagacaggcagacagacaggcagacagacaggcagacagacagaagAGACAGACTCTCGCCGTCAGTCTACTTGTGGTTAGAACGGGTGTCTGACCACCCAATCCGCAACTGACCTCCGTTGGATGAGAaatttggggggggggggggggggggggggatcaaACTTTACCGGCATTTCTAGTGTATAGGTACAAGACAAAGAAACTaaaaaaataataaaaataagaaTAGAAACCCCATATCGTCGTCCGCTTGGCCTTCTCAACTAACAGGCTGGCTGGCTCATCGACGGAGTCTCCCTCATCTAGCCACACAATCAACCAGCAGTCACTAGTGTAATACCTCGGGAAATCCCTCCCAGTTGAAGCTTTCCCAAGGAAACGTATCATCCACACGTTGTAACTTGCCCGTGTGCCAGTTTTGCTCGCGGTGCTCGTGTCAGGTTAGCGGGTTCCAGATTCGTGCCAACACCCAGCGCTAAAGCGGCTAAACAtgccacccccccccccccttttgcCCCTCTCACTCCCTTCAAACTACTTTGGGGGCCTCGGGGGCACCTTGTCTTAAACCTTTCCAGAGGCCTTTCGACTGATGTCCGTAGTTCGGAGTGCTCCACAGACAAAACGGTGGACTGGTCCGTTGACACCTGCTCTCGACTATGTCCCCGAGTGCACCGAGTTGTGAGACGATTCAGGGCGGTCTGGAGACTGGTGGTGGCCGACGGCGCGTCATCTGGGACGTGGAAGTGAGCATTGGCTTCAGGGTATGGAAGCCctgccctcccctcccccctacgaagagagagagagagagatggtTTGTGAACggacgacaaggccaagtGGGACAAGAATATGGATGGTCTATTGGTGTGCGACACCATCTCTTTTCCTTCCATCTCCCTCTGTCTCTCCGGCTCCTCAGACTCGTGATAGACTTCGGCGCCAGACAACAAAAACGACAGGAGTTTGACGAAACAAGAGTTTGACGAAACAAAGAGCCGAGCAAcattcccccccccccggactGCCGGCGCGAGACGAGAGTTCCCCAACTATGAATGTTTTTCCACGGGGGCAAAACTCCCCCCAGGGTTGCTGTAAAGGGCCTTCGTATGGgcaggtttttttttttatttttttagTGGGCTTGTGCCTTGGTGGAACGGGTGT includes these proteins:
- a CDS encoding SET domain-containing protein; this encodes MASPEQQLDTLREGLSRVILDQLAETLRDYSSGNLANPVLRFEAFIQDGEPGTQGHSPRSAVVSKMVDLSGIISQSTTNSPNASSIGREHAENTTPPAVLPQMFPEDRPASSSSRSMSLVRGTQRTPSLGPLPLPLPPPPQPPHHQYHQTQYHHPSPEPSEMVVGLGSHPRRGTGALRPVRAGSGRVLEEEEEPHSQRRMQVASNFPKRAKTAASLSSGGGAVFVPQQSSIEKFVVSIWEQIHGGISLDPQSLLEQWQLTATAATATINNAGKIHVPEQLELGLLQAPTADGLGVLGPGSGSGNTTTTTATLAEIDMEGTFNRSNIFCRKVTQASRACRSIEVIVQARWIEHFDSYVELLAMTNPGMSPTKRRKAALIEACNDFGWSEKELRNKMAIWRGYKEIKDAGGWAALVFAGMGLYRFCKYRVGFNTESMQRLRCLRPRIEVAADTLHPTWRQLLMIVGEPAHRRFSGHPHDWVVRQDGSDPVPLRSTYLEYDPYFSFEQLEHSVMDMSAWGSDDPRWVPPMNTVACVQGKHTCHSCGQEQSEDPKVNSCYCFPTLFGSGSRSPCPVQVFRTPDGRNNGLMALCPFERGAAIGEFVGLVTKDLQNMDVMDSSTGVRAYQIWQGRQGNFTRFVNHSCKANAQFQQFVWMSTQRIVLVSKGIEAGREVTVDYSGSYWRGLDKDCLCGESCCRYRGTPR